From a region of the Kiloniellales bacterium genome:
- a CDS encoding thermonuclease family protein — MSPSLRPLALISLCFLVLLAGSAAAAPEALRPESWHEVTAVVDGDTLVLEGGREVRLVGLQAPKLPLGRRGFRAWPLADEAKAALEEIALGRRLGLAFTGRREDRHGRWLAHLERADGLWVQGMLLDRGLARVYSFADNRALVAEMLARERAARAAGLGIWAHPFYALRSAGSAAADVGSFQLVEGRVVEAAKVRGRVYLNFGADWKTDFTISIAPAAWKLFAAEGIAPEDYRGRRLRVRGWLKALNGPMIAATHPEQIEVLAE, encoded by the coding sequence TTGTCCCCGTCCCTGCGCCCTCTCGCCCTGATTTCCTTGTGTTTCCTGGTCCTGCTGGCCGGGTCCGCGGCGGCCGCGCCGGAGGCCCTCAGGCCCGAGTCCTGGCATGAGGTCACCGCGGTCGTCGACGGCGACACCCTGGTCCTGGAGGGCGGCCGCGAGGTGCGCCTGGTCGGCCTGCAGGCGCCCAAGCTGCCGCTCGGCCGGCGCGGCTTCCGGGCCTGGCCCCTGGCCGATGAGGCCAAGGCGGCGCTGGAGGAGATCGCGCTCGGCCGAAGGCTGGGCCTCGCCTTCACCGGCCGGCGCGAGGACCGTCACGGTCGCTGGCTCGCCCACCTCGAGCGCGCGGACGGGCTCTGGGTCCAGGGCATGCTCCTGGACCGCGGCCTGGCTCGGGTCTACAGCTTCGCCGACAACCGCGCCCTGGTCGCCGAGATGCTGGCCCGGGAGCGCGCCGCGCGGGCCGCCGGCCTGGGGATCTGGGCCCATCCCTTCTACGCCCTGCGGTCGGCCGGGTCGGCCGCCGCCGACGTCGGCAGCTTCCAGCTGGTCGAGGGCCGGGTGGTCGAGGCGGCCAAGGTCCGGGGCCGGGTCTACCTGAACTTCGGGGCCGACTGGAAGACCGACTTCACGATCTCGATCGCGCCTGCGGCCTGGAAGCTCTTCGCGGCCGAGGGCATCGCGCCGGAAGACTACCGCGGACGGCGCCTGAGGGTGCGCGGCTGGCTCAAGGCGCTGAACGGCCCGATGATCGCCGCCACCCATCCCGAGCAGATCGAGGTCCTCGCTGAGTAG
- a CDS encoding M48 family metalloprotease: protein MLRGIGKLFLFGTAVLVLPLLAACETAPATGRQIFTAGMGPEDEQRLGLQEHPKILQEFGGDYREDPELTAYVTSIGNLLAKTSELPNLQFTFTVLDTPIVNAFALPGGYIYITRGLLALAENEAEVAGVLAHEIGHVTARHSAERYGNTVAAGVATTLLSVLVGGPAAQAAGGAAGLALQSYSRDQEFEADMLGVRYLSRAGYDPGGMSSFLEKLQAHSRLEAELRGKPGEADKFDIMQTHPRTADRIQKAAQAAGAKPVANPIVGRDIYLSKIDGLLYGDNPSQGIIRNNSFSHPDLRLAFEVPESFRMINSAAAVLALGPQDSRIIFDGDTNERLLTPARYMREVWAANAKISRVEELEINGMPAATSTSQVNSRSGRLDVRLVAIGYNRDTIYRFLFATPPRATQSLSVDLRRTTYSFRKLSAEEAADIKPNRLRIHTVKRGDSVSALAARTPFDDLPEKRFLTLNGLAPGAGLKAGEKVKLVVQ from the coding sequence ATGCTTCGAGGCATAGGGAAGCTTTTTCTTTTCGGCACGGCGGTCCTGGTGCTGCCGCTGCTGGCCGCCTGCGAAACGGCGCCGGCGACCGGACGGCAAATCTTCACCGCCGGCATGGGGCCCGAGGACGAGCAGCGGCTCGGACTCCAGGAGCACCCCAAGATCCTGCAGGAGTTCGGCGGCGACTACCGGGAGGACCCCGAGCTCACGGCCTACGTCACCAGCATCGGCAACCTGCTGGCCAAGACTTCGGAGCTGCCCAACCTCCAGTTTACCTTCACCGTCCTGGACACCCCGATCGTCAATGCCTTCGCGCTGCCCGGGGGTTACATCTACATCACCCGCGGCCTGCTGGCCCTGGCCGAGAACGAGGCCGAGGTCGCCGGCGTTCTGGCGCACGAGATCGGGCATGTGACCGCGCGCCACTCCGCAGAGCGCTACGGCAACACCGTGGCCGCGGGGGTCGCGACCACCCTGCTGAGCGTGCTGGTCGGCGGCCCGGCGGCGCAGGCCGCCGGCGGGGCCGCGGGGCTGGCCCTGCAGAGCTACTCCCGGGACCAGGAGTTCGAGGCCGACATGCTCGGGGTCCGCTACCTCTCGCGGGCCGGCTACGACCCCGGTGGCATGTCGAGCTTCCTCGAGAAGCTTCAGGCGCACAGCCGGCTGGAGGCGGAGCTGCGCGGCAAGCCCGGGGAGGCCGACAAGTTCGACATCATGCAGACCCACCCGCGCACCGCGGACCGGATCCAGAAGGCGGCCCAGGCGGCCGGCGCCAAGCCGGTCGCCAATCCCATCGTCGGGCGCGACATCTATCTCTCGAAGATCGACGGCCTCCTCTACGGCGACAACCCGTCGCAGGGGATCATCCGCAACAACAGCTTCAGCCATCCCGACCTGCGCCTGGCCTTCGAGGTGCCCGAGAGCTTCCGCATGATCAACAGCGCGGCCGCGGTGCTGGCCCTCGGGCCGCAGGACTCCCGGATCATCTTCGACGGGGATACGAACGAGAGACTGCTGACCCCGGCCCGCTATATGCGCGAGGTCTGGGCGGCCAACGCCAAGATCTCCAGGGTCGAGGAGCTGGAGATCAACGGCATGCCGGCCGCGACCTCGACCTCACAGGTGAACTCCCGCAGCGGGCGGCTCGACGTCCGCCTGGTCGCGATCGGCTACAACAGGGACACGATCTACCGCTTCCTCTTCGCGACGCCGCCCAGGGCGACCCAGAGCCTCTCGGTCGACCTGCGGCGCACGACCTACAGCTTCCGCAAGCTCAGCGCCGAAGAGGCGGCGGATATCAAGCCCAATCGCCTGCGCATCCATACCGTCAAGCGCGGCGACTCGGTCTCGGCCCTGGCCGCGCGGACGCCCTTCGACGACCTGCCCGAGAAGCGCTTCCTGACCCTGAACGGCCTGGCGCCCGGGGCCGGACTCAAGGCCGGAGAGAAGGTCAAGCTGGTCGTTCAATAG
- a CDS encoding CarD family transcriptional regulator produces the protein MTAKTKAKKSDYAAGDHVVYPTHGVGRVLGVETQEISGITLDLIVIKFEKDRMTLRVPVEKAENSGLRKLSTRKVMDSALQTLKGRSRAKKTMWSRRAQEYEAKINSGDPVSIAEVVRDLHRGDDQPDQSYSERQMYQAALERLARELGALEHIDEASAQAKLEKALRAA, from the coding sequence ATGACAGCGAAGACCAAGGCGAAGAAAAGCGACTACGCGGCCGGCGATCATGTGGTTTACCCGACCCACGGCGTCGGGCGGGTGCTGGGGGTCGAGACGCAGGAGATCTCCGGGATTACGTTGGATCTGATCGTGATCAAGTTCGAGAAGGACCGCATGACCCTCAGGGTCCCGGTCGAAAAGGCCGAGAACTCGGGACTTCGCAAACTGTCGACGCGCAAGGTCATGGACAGCGCGCTGCAGACCTTGAAGGGCCGGAGCCGCGCCAAGAAGACCATGTGGAGCCGCCGCGCCCAGGAGTACGAGGCCAAGATCAACTCCGGCGACCCGGTCTCGATCGCCGAAGTGGTGCGCGACCTGCATCGCGGCGACGACCAGCCGGACCAGTCCTACAGCGAGCGGCAGATGTACCAGGCCGCCTTGGAGCGCCTGGCCCGGGAGCTCGGCGCCTTGGAGCACATCGACGAGGCCTCGGCCCAGGCCAAGCTGGAGAAGGCGTTGCGCGCCGCCTGA
- a CDS encoding ferredoxin family protein: MTYVVTEACIRCKYMDCVEVCPVDCFYEGENMLVIHPDECIDCGVCEPECPPEAILPDTDPTAEKWLDLNRQYSESWPNITRKGDSPSDADTFKDQEGKFEKYFSTNPGQGS, from the coding sequence ATGACCTATGTCGTCACCGAAGCCTGCATTCGATGCAAATACATGGATTGCGTCGAAGTCTGCCCGGTCGACTGCTTTTACGAAGGCGAGAACATGCTGGTCATCCACCCGGACGAGTGCATCGATTGCGGCGTCTGCGAGCCCGAGTGCCCGCCCGAGGCGATTCTGCCGGATACCGATCCCACGGCCGAGAAGTGGCTGGACCTGAACCGGCAATACAGCGAGTCCTGGCCGAATATTACCCGCAAGGGCGACTCCCCCAGCGATGCCGACACCTTTAAGGACCAGGAAGGTAAGTTCGAGAAGTACTTCAGCACCAACCCTGGGCAGGGCAGCTGA
- a CDS encoding TerB family tellurite resistance protein: MFARIKALLSETSSALPEGAAEDLGALEVAAAALLVEAALMDGNFDPVERGKIAQLLARRFELGPAKAETLIETAEAKVRETPQLYGFTRVVKDEFAYEDRVELIEMLWEVAYADGELHDFEASLMRRIAGLIYVSDRDSGAARKRAFDRSAAGSEPETPSE; this comes from the coding sequence ATGTTCGCCCGTATCAAGGCCTTGCTTTCGGAGACCAGCTCGGCGCTTCCCGAGGGCGCGGCGGAAGACCTGGGCGCGCTCGAGGTCGCGGCCGCGGCGCTCTTGGTCGAGGCGGCCCTGATGGACGGGAACTTCGACCCGGTCGAGCGCGGCAAGATCGCGCAGCTCCTGGCGCGGCGCTTCGAACTCGGGCCGGCCAAGGCCGAGACGCTGATCGAGACCGCAGAGGCGAAGGTCCGCGAGACGCCGCAGCTCTACGGCTTCACCCGGGTGGTGAAGGACGAGTTCGCCTATGAGGACCGGGTCGAGTTGATCGAGATGCTGTGGGAGGTCGCCTATGCCGACGGCGAGCTGCACGACTTCGAAGCCAGCCTGATGCGCCGCATCGCCGGCCTGATCTACGTCTCGGACCGCGACAGCGGCGCCGCCCGAAAACGCGCCTTCGACCGCAGCGCGGCGGGATCCGAGCCCGAAACACCTTCCGAATAA
- a CDS encoding DUF938 domain-containing protein: protein MPPAFPLVMLAAMATTESPAGGGSAERRHAPATERNRGPILEVLRGVLPAEGRVLEVASGTGEHAAYFAPRLAPRLWQPSDPDPELRRSIAAHARQAACPNLEPPLALDARDPDWPVTEAAAVVCINMIHIAPWAAAEGLVAGAGGLLAPGGPLYLYGPFRREGRHTAPSNAAFDRSLRAQDPAWGVRDLEAVARLAAAAGFGPAEAIEMPANNLSVVFRRV, encoded by the coding sequence TTGCCGCCCGCTTTCCCCTTGGTCATGCTGGCCGCCATGGCGACGACGGAAAGCCCTGCGGGCGGTGGATCGGCCGAGCGGCGCCACGCGCCGGCGACCGAAAGGAACCGCGGGCCGATCCTCGAGGTCCTGCGCGGCGTGCTGCCGGCCGAGGGCCGGGTGCTCGAGGTCGCCAGCGGTACCGGTGAGCACGCCGCCTACTTCGCGCCGCGCCTGGCGCCGCGGCTCTGGCAGCCCAGCGATCCAGATCCGGAGCTGCGCCGCAGCATCGCCGCCCATGCCCGGCAGGCCGCCTGCCCGAACCTGGAGCCGCCTCTGGCGCTCGACGCCCGCGACCCGGACTGGCCCGTGACCGAGGCGGCCGCGGTGGTCTGCATCAACATGATCCACATCGCCCCCTGGGCCGCGGCCGAGGGCTTGGTCGCCGGCGCCGGCGGCCTGCTGGCGCCGGGCGGGCCGCTCTACCTCTACGGCCCCTTCAGGCGCGAGGGCCGGCACACGGCGCCCAGCAACGCCGCCTTCGACCGCAGCCTGCGGGCCCAGGACCCGGCCTGGGGGGTCCGCGACCTGGAGGCGGTGGCCCGGTTGGCGGCGGCGGCCGGCTTCGGCCCGGCGGAGGCGATCGAGATGCCGGCCAACAACCTCTCGGTCGTGTTCCGGCGGGTCTGA
- a CDS encoding RNA-binding S4 domain-containing protein, which translates to MSGQTSGAAEASIRADKWLWYARFFKTRTLASKVCASGQLRLSGSLVAKAHQKVKIGDVLTFPQGRHIRVVKVLALGSRRGPAPEAQGLYEDLRPPTAETRLPRDTPVARREAGSGRPTKKERRALGRLTDRD; encoded by the coding sequence GTGAGCGGCCAAACGAGCGGGGCGGCCGAGGCCTCGATCCGGGCGGACAAGTGGCTGTGGTACGCGCGCTTCTTCAAGACCAGGACCCTGGCCAGCAAGGTCTGCGCCTCCGGCCAGCTCCGCCTTTCCGGCAGCCTGGTTGCCAAGGCGCACCAGAAGGTCAAGATCGGCGACGTCCTCACCTTCCCGCAGGGCCGCCACATCCGGGTGGTCAAGGTCCTGGCCCTCGGCAGCCGGCGCGGCCCGGCGCCCGAGGCCCAGGGCCTCTACGAGGACCTCAGGCCGCCGACCGCCGAGACGCGGCTGCCCCGCGACACCCCGGTCGCCCGGCGCGAGGCCGGCAGCGGCCGGCCGACCAAGAAAGAACGCCGCGCCCTGGGGCGCCTCACGGATCGCGACTGA
- a CDS encoding helicase-related protein: MNARSRGRITAVLGPTNTGKTHLAIERMLGHATGIIGFPLRLLARENYDRALKAKGRGQVALVTGEEKIVPPGARYFFCTVESMPVDRPVDFLAIDEIQLAADPERGHVFTDRLLHARGLQETMFLGAGTIARLIRTLVPEAEHVSRPRLSTLSYAGPRKVTRLPPRSAAVAFSAAGVYELAELIRRQRGGTAVVLGALSPRTRNAQVGMFEAGEVDYLVATDAIGMGLNLSLDHVAFTKLVKFDGRHPRRLSPPEVAQIAGRAGRHMSNGTFGTTAELGPMDPELVEAVESHRFDPITGLYWRNGELDFRSPAQLLRSLDRRPPDPCLLRVREPDDQRALAALLNDPQIRERAGNPEALRLLWEVCQIPDFRKILSDQHARLLGQVFCHLRDGEGRLPDDWVARQIARIDRDDGDIDTLVARIAHVRTWTYISHRADWLEAGAEWQERTRALEDKLSDALHARLTQRFVDRRAAALVRRLAEGGELIGALRSNGEVVVEGEYVGRLAGFRFELDPEVAGEDAKPLLAAARRILAGAVPARLRDLEASPDGVFTLARDGQILWQGAAVARLAPGPEVLKPAIQPLASDFLDGPERERLRRRLDAWLQALLRRKLAPLYRLRGAGLAGAARGVAFQLAEALGCLPRGAFGGQLESLGKADRKALAELGVRLGMTGVYLADLLRGRTAPLRGLLWCIHAGRPLPALPPAKARSFAVGGGLDPQLCQAMGFRRLGRDGGKLAVRADALERLAREARKLSRQGAFAPTPALCGIIEAGEAELGSVLTGLGYNEKTDAQGSRFEPRNGKAGTKGKAAAKRRRTKAPAHSPFAKLRDLGLAK; the protein is encoded by the coding sequence ATGAATGCGCGCTCCCGGGGCCGGATCACCGCGGTCCTCGGCCCCACCAACACCGGCAAGACGCACCTGGCGATCGAGCGCATGCTCGGCCACGCCACGGGCATCATCGGCTTTCCGCTGCGCCTGCTGGCGCGGGAGAACTACGACCGCGCGCTGAAGGCCAAGGGCCGGGGCCAGGTCGCCCTGGTCACCGGCGAGGAAAAGATCGTCCCGCCGGGCGCCCGCTACTTCTTCTGCACCGTGGAGTCCATGCCGGTCGACCGGCCGGTGGACTTCCTGGCCATCGACGAGATCCAGCTCGCCGCCGACCCGGAGCGCGGCCACGTCTTCACCGACCGGCTGCTCCACGCGCGCGGCCTGCAGGAGACCATGTTCCTGGGCGCCGGCACCATCGCCCGCTTGATTCGGACCCTGGTCCCCGAGGCCGAGCACGTCTCGCGGCCGCGCCTCTCGACCCTCAGCTACGCCGGGCCGCGCAAGGTGACCCGCCTGCCGCCGCGCTCGGCCGCGGTCGCCTTCTCGGCCGCCGGGGTCTACGAGCTGGCCGAGCTGATCCGCCGCCAGCGCGGCGGCACGGCCGTGGTCCTGGGCGCGCTCAGCCCGCGCACCCGCAACGCCCAGGTCGGCATGTTCGAGGCCGGCGAGGTCGACTACCTGGTCGCCACCGACGCCATCGGCATGGGCCTGAACCTGAGCCTGGACCACGTCGCCTTCACCAAGCTGGTCAAGTTCGACGGCCGCCATCCGCGCCGCCTGAGCCCGCCCGAGGTCGCCCAGATCGCCGGCCGCGCCGGCCGCCACATGAGCAACGGCACCTTCGGCACCACCGCCGAGCTGGGCCCGATGGACCCGGAGCTGGTCGAGGCGGTCGAGAGCCACCGCTTCGACCCGATCACCGGGCTCTACTGGCGCAACGGCGAGCTGGACTTCCGCTCCCCGGCGCAGCTGCTGCGCAGCCTGGACCGCCGCCCGCCCGATCCCTGCCTGCTGCGGGTCCGCGAGCCGGACGACCAGAGGGCCCTGGCTGCACTGCTGAACGACCCCCAGATCCGCGAGCGGGCCGGCAACCCCGAGGCGCTGCGTCTGCTGTGGGAGGTCTGCCAGATCCCCGACTTCCGCAAGATCCTCTCGGACCAGCACGCCCGCCTGCTCGGCCAGGTCTTCTGCCACCTGCGCGACGGCGAGGGCCGCCTGCCCGACGACTGGGTGGCGCGCCAGATCGCCCGCATCGACCGGGACGACGGCGACATCGACACCCTGGTGGCGCGCATCGCCCACGTTCGCACCTGGACCTACATCAGCCACCGGGCCGACTGGCTGGAGGCCGGCGCCGAGTGGCAGGAGCGCACCCGCGCCCTGGAGGACAAGCTCTCCGACGCCCTGCACGCCCGCCTGACCCAGCGCTTCGTCGACCGCCGCGCCGCCGCCCTGGTGCGCCGCCTGGCCGAGGGCGGCGAGCTGATCGGCGCCCTGCGCAGCAACGGCGAGGTGGTGGTCGAGGGCGAGTACGTCGGCCGGCTGGCCGGCTTCCGCTTCGAGCTCGACCCCGAGGTCGCCGGCGAGGACGCCAAGCCCCTGCTGGCAGCGGCCCGGCGGATCTTGGCCGGCGCGGTCCCGGCCAGGCTGCGCGACCTGGAGGCCTCGCCCGACGGCGTCTTCACCCTGGCCAGGGACGGCCAGATCCTGTGGCAAGGCGCCGCCGTCGCCCGTCTGGCGCCGGGGCCGGAGGTCCTGAAGCCGGCGATCCAGCCGCTCGCCAGCGACTTCCTCGACGGCCCGGAGCGCGAGCGCCTGCGCCGCCGCCTGGACGCCTGGCTGCAGGCCCTGCTGCGGCGCAAGCTGGCGCCGCTCTACCGCCTGCGCGGGGCCGGCCTGGCCGGGGCCGCCCGCGGCGTCGCCTTCCAGCTCGCCGAGGCCCTGGGCTGCCTGCCGCGCGGCGCCTTCGGCGGCCAGCTCGAGAGCCTGGGCAAAGCGGACCGCAAGGCCCTGGCCGAGCTCGGCGTGCGCCTGGGCATGACCGGTGTCTATCTCGCCGACCTGCTGCGCGGCCGCACGGCGCCGCTGCGCGGCCTGCTGTGGTGCATTCACGCCGGCCGGCCGCTGCCCGCGCTGCCGCCGGCCAAGGCCAGGTCCTTCGCCGTCGGGGGCGGGCTCGACCCCCAGCTCTGCCAGGCCATGGGCTTCCGGCGCCTGGGCCGCGACGGCGGCAAGCTCGCGGTCCGCGCCGATGCCCTGGAACGTCTGGCCCGCGAGGCACGCAAGCTGAGCCGGCAGGGCGCCTTCGCCCCGACCCCGGCGCTCTGCGGGATCATCGAGGCCGGCGAGGCCGAGCTGGGCAGCGTGCTGACCGGCCTCGGCTACAACGAGAAGACCGACGCCCAGGGCAGCCGCTTCGAGCCCCGCAACGGCAAGGCCGGCACCAAGGGCAAGGCGGCGGCGAAGCGGCGCCGCACCAAGGCGCCGGCGCATTCGCCCTTTGCCAAGCTGCGCGACCTGGGGCTGGCCAAGTGA
- a CDS encoding DUF2336 domain-containing protein — protein sequence MSVLPELLNQRDVERLQTDQRPESRVEIATKVAVGFKGAALGVEERRIAEDILRGLVRDAEVRVREALAAQLKDCPDLPRDVALILAQDVESVALPVLRYSKVLTDDDLVAVLRSGGPEHQVAIASRNPVSAFLAEAVIDSGYEEAVNCLVANEGAELDSRLLDRVLKEYGHSETMRTSLAQRPHLPTVISEQLMDIVTRQIVGQLAQKHALSLGAVSSFLRKARDRATVALLQSENLTDAELEAQVADLDLQGRLSTSIAFRALSVGDLRFFEMAMARLAGIPVENARALLNDDGDLGLESLLRTALRKGRIG from the coding sequence ATGTCTGTCCTTCCGGAACTTCTCAATCAGCGCGACGTCGAGCGACTCCAGACGGACCAGAGACCCGAGAGCCGGGTCGAGATCGCGACAAAGGTCGCCGTCGGCTTCAAGGGCGCAGCCCTTGGGGTCGAGGAGCGCCGCATCGCCGAGGACATCCTGCGCGGCCTCGTCAGGGACGCTGAGGTCCGGGTCCGCGAGGCGCTCGCGGCTCAGCTCAAGGACTGCCCGGACCTGCCGCGCGACGTGGCGCTGATCTTGGCGCAGGACGTCGAGTCCGTCGCTTTGCCGGTGCTGCGCTATTCCAAGGTGTTGACCGATGACGACCTGGTCGCAGTGCTAAGAAGCGGCGGCCCGGAGCATCAGGTCGCCATCGCGAGCCGCAACCCGGTCTCCGCCTTCCTGGCCGAAGCCGTCATCGACAGTGGCTACGAGGAGGCGGTCAATTGCCTCGTTGCCAACGAGGGCGCCGAGCTCGACTCCAGGCTGCTCGACCGGGTGCTCAAGGAGTACGGCCATTCCGAGACGATGCGTACGTCCCTCGCGCAACGTCCGCATTTGCCGACCGTCATTTCGGAACAGCTGATGGACATCGTGACCCGGCAGATCGTCGGCCAATTGGCCCAGAAGCATGCCTTGTCCTTGGGTGCCGTCTCCAGCTTCCTGCGCAAGGCCCGCGACCGGGCCACGGTCGCCTTGCTGCAGTCGGAGAACCTGACCGATGCCGAGCTCGAGGCCCAGGTGGCGGACCTCGACCTCCAGGGCCGACTGAGCACCTCGATCGCCTTCCGCGCCCTGTCGGTGGGTGATCTCCGCTTCTTCGAGATGGCCATGGCGCGGCTCGCCGGCATCCCGGTCGAGAACGCCCGCGCTCTGCTGAACGACGATGGCGATCTCGGGCTCGAATCGCTGCTCCGCACTGCCCTGCGGAAAGGTCGAATCGGATAG
- a CDS encoding tetratricopeptide repeat protein has translation MDYYDLGRYARAVTTSSPEAQLWFDRGLIWTYAYNHEEAIVCFRKALQADPDCAMALWGIAYAIGPNYNKPWETFEAEEKPDALAQARDAIARASELLDRATPAERALIEALPARYPEDAGVEDFGPWNDAYADAMRAVHRDHPDDIDVCCLFAEAIMNRTPWQLWDLPSGAPAEGADTLEAIEVLETAFDRLDGAWEHPGLLHMYIHLMEMSPHPERALRHGDRLSTLVPDAGHLLHMGTHIDVLCGDYMNVVSRNHTAIIADRKFLQRAGAENFYSVYRCHNYHFKIYGAMFLGQPRPALEAAEELIETLPEAMLRPLADWFEAFVPMKQHVLIRFGRWQDILAQDLPADAALYCVTTAMLRYARTVALANTGDIAGAEAERERFFAARDRVPESRMLFNNTCRDILQVAEQMLLGELAYHKGDHEVAFAHLRRAVALDDGLPYDEPWGWMQPARHALGALLLEQERHEEAEAVYRADLGLDSTLSRACQHPGNVWSLHGLHECLTRRGETVEAALVKLQLDKALARAEVPIRASCFCRRQAAA, from the coding sequence ATGGACTACTACGATCTCGGACGCTATGCGCGGGCGGTGACCACCTCCTCGCCGGAGGCCCAGCTCTGGTTCGATCGGGGCCTGATCTGGACCTATGCCTATAACCACGAAGAAGCGATCGTCTGCTTCCGGAAGGCGCTGCAGGCCGACCCGGACTGCGCCATGGCGCTCTGGGGCATCGCCTATGCGATCGGCCCCAACTACAACAAGCCCTGGGAGACCTTCGAGGCGGAGGAGAAGCCCGATGCCCTGGCCCAGGCGCGCGACGCGATCGCGCGGGCGAGCGAGCTCCTGGACCGGGCCACGCCGGCGGAGCGGGCGCTGATCGAGGCCCTGCCCGCGCGCTATCCCGAGGACGCGGGGGTCGAGGACTTCGGGCCCTGGAACGACGCCTACGCCGACGCGATGCGCGCGGTGCACCGGGACCACCCGGACGACATCGACGTCTGCTGCCTCTTCGCGGAAGCGATCATGAACCGCACGCCTTGGCAGCTCTGGGACCTGCCCTCCGGGGCGCCGGCCGAGGGCGCCGACACCCTGGAGGCGATCGAGGTCCTGGAGACCGCCTTCGACCGCCTCGACGGCGCCTGGGAGCACCCCGGCCTGCTGCACATGTACATCCACCTGATGGAGATGTCGCCGCATCCCGAGCGCGCCCTGCGCCACGGCGACCGCCTGAGCACCCTGGTGCCCGACGCGGGCCACCTGCTGCACATGGGCACCCACATCGACGTGCTCTGCGGCGACTACATGAACGTCGTCTCCAGGAACCACACCGCGATCATCGCGGACCGCAAGTTCCTGCAGCGGGCCGGCGCCGAGAACTTCTACTCCGTCTACCGCTGCCACAACTATCACTTCAAGATCTACGGGGCGATGTTCCTCGGCCAGCCGCGGCCGGCCCTGGAGGCGGCCGAGGAGCTGATCGAGACCCTGCCCGAGGCCATGCTGCGGCCCCTGGCGGACTGGTTCGAGGCCTTCGTCCCGATGAAGCAGCACGTGCTGATCCGCTTCGGCCGCTGGCAGGACATCCTTGCCCAGGACCTGCCCGCCGACGCGGCGCTCTACTGCGTCACCACGGCCATGCTGCGCTACGCGCGTACGGTGGCGCTCGCCAACACCGGCGACATCGCCGGCGCGGAGGCCGAGCGGGAGCGGTTCTTCGCCGCCCGGGACCGGGTGCCGGAGAGCCGGATGCTCTTCAACAACACCTGCCGCGACATCCTGCAGGTGGCGGAGCAGATGCTGCTGGGCGAGCTCGCCTATCATAAGGGCGACCACGAGGTCGCCTTTGCGCACCTGCGCCGCGCCGTCGCGCTGGACGACGGCCTGCCCTACGACGAGCCCTGGGGCTGGATGCAGCCGGCCCGCCACGCTCTGGGCGCGCTGCTCCTGGAGCAGGAGCGCCACGAGGAGGCGGAGGCGGTCTACCGGGCCGACCTCGGCCTGGATTCGACCCTCAGCCGGGCCTGCCAGCATCCAGGCAACGTCTGGAGCCTGCACGGCCTGCACGAGTGCCTGACACGGCGCGGCGAGACGGTCGAGGCGGCGCTGGTCAAGCTGCAGCTCGACAAGGCGCTGGCCCGGGCCGAGGTGCCGATCCGGGCCTCCTGCTTCTGCCGCCGGCAGGCAGCGGCCTGA
- a CDS encoding tetratricopeptide repeat protein encodes MQQLDDTTYRQITAHCAAGDVLLDDDNLEGAIACYEDALALVPEPKTDWEAATWIYTAIGDCSFHLGAYDEAREALQQAVAAPDGLGNPFVHLRLGQAQFELGQLDRSADELARAYMGGGPEIFDDEDPKYWDFIQTRLRPPA; translated from the coding sequence ATGCAGCAACTCGACGACACGACCTATCGGCAGATCACCGCCCACTGCGCGGCGGGCGACGTGCTGCTGGACGACGACAACCTCGAAGGCGCCATCGCCTGCTACGAGGACGCACTGGCCCTGGTGCCCGAGCCGAAGACCGACTGGGAGGCGGCGACCTGGATCTACACCGCCATCGGCGACTGCAGCTTCCATCTCGGCGCCTACGACGAGGCCCGGGAGGCGCTGCAGCAGGCGGTCGCCGCGCCGGACGGCCTGGGCAATCCTTTCGTCCACCTGCGCCTGGGGCAGGCGCAGTTCGAACTTGGCCAGCTCGACCGCTCGGCCGACGAGCTGGCCCGCGCCTACATGGGCGGCGGGCCCGAGATCTTCGACGACGAGGACCCCAAGTACTGGGACTTCATCCAGACCAGGCTGCGGCCGCCGGCCTAG